The Desulfovibrio aminophilus genome contains the following window.
GAAAAGGAGAGAGTCATGAACCTGGCGAAGTTTCCCCGACGCAACTACGTGAAGGAGCCGACCCCCATCGAACCCTTGCCGCGCCTGTCCGGCCTGCTGGGCGGCAAGGTGAACCTCTGGATGAAGCGGGATGACCTGCTTCCCGGCACGGCCGGCGGCAACAAGACCCGCAAGCTGGACTTCTGCATCGCCGACGCCCTGAACCAGGGCGCGGACACCATCATCACCTGCGGGGCCGTGCAGTCCAACCACTGCCGCCTGACCCTTGCCTGGGCGGTGAAGGAGGGCCTGGAATGCCATCTGGTGCTTGAGGAGCGGGTCAAGGGCAGCTTCAAGCCCGAGGCCTCGGGCAACAACTTCCTCTTCGACCTGCTCGGCGTCGCCGGGATCACCGTGGTTCCCGGCGGCACGAACATGATGGCGGCCATGCAGGCCGCGGCCGACCGGCTGCGCGGCTCGGGCCGCAAGCCCTACATCATCCCGGGGGGGGCCTCCAACTCCATCGGCGCCATGGGCTACGTGGCCTGCGCCCAGGAAACCCAGGAACAGCTCTTCCGCATGGGACTGACCATCGACTGCATGGTGGTGCCCAGCGGCAGCGCCGGAACCCATTCCGGCATCGTGGTGGGCATGCGCGGGTGCAACGCCAACATTCCCGTGGTGGGCGTCAACGTGAGCCGCACCAAGGAGGCGCAGGAGCAGCTCGTGCGCAAGCTCTCCGGCGAGACCGCCGAGCGGGTCGGCGTGAGCGGCGGCGTCCCGGACGGCGACGTGACCTGCTTCGGCGACTACGTGGGCGCGGGCTATTCCCTGCCCACGGAAGGAATGGTCGAGGCGGTCCGCCTGCTGGCCTCCAGCGAGGCCATCCTTCTGGACCCCGTGTATTCGGGCAAGGCCATGGCCGGATGCATCGACCTGGTGCGCAAGGGATATTTCCCCGAGGGCTCCAACGTCCTCTTCCTGCACACCGGCGGTTCCCCGGCGCTCTACGCCTACCGCGACGTCCTGGCCTCCGGCTACGACGCGAGAAGGAACGGGTAGACAATCCGGCTCAAGATAGGTCAACCTTCTTCAGGAGGATTCTCCATGGATTCCCCCATGATGGAAAAGCGTCTTGAGATGCATGGCGGCCTGTTCGGCGGCATGGTGCCGCTGCTGGTCCTGATCTCCGGCCTGGTCTGGCTCTCCGTGGCCGAGCGCGGCGGCACCAAGCCCTTCTGGGCCTGCGCCTGGATCGCGATCGTGGCCGGGCTCTTCTTCGCCAAGAACAAGAATGAATACTGCCAGGCCGCCATGCGCGGCATCGGCGACTCCACGGGCATCGTGATCGTCACGGCCTGGCTCTTCGCCGGGGTCTTCGGCAGCCTCATGGCCGCCGGCGGCCTGGTCAAGGGACTGCTCTGGCTGGGCATGACCACCGGGGCCCAGGGCGCGGTGTTCACCCTGCTGGTCTTCGCGGCGGCCATGCTCTTCTCCCTGGGCACGGGCACGAGCACCGGCACCTGCCTGGCCCTGACCCCCGTGCTCTATCCTGCGGGCTGCTTCCTCGGGGCCGACCCGGCCATGCTGGCGCTGGCCATCCTGTCCGGCGCGGCCTTCGGCGACAACCTGGCGCCCATCTCCGACACCACCATCGTCTCGGCCTTCACCCAGGGGGCCACCATGCGCGACGTGGTGCGCAGCCGGGCTCCATTGGCCCTGGTGGCGGCGGCCATCGCGGCGACGGCCTTCGCCGTGTTCGGGGGCGGCGGGGTCGCCCGGCCACTGCCCGAGATCCAGGCCCAGATGGACCCGAGCGGGGCCTTCATGCTCGTCGCCCTGGTCATCGTGGTCATCGCCGCGCTCGCCGGGCGGCACATCATCGAGTCGCTCATTTACGGCAACGTGGCCGCGGCGGTGATCGGCATGCTCACCGGCAACATCACCCCGGCGGCCATCTTCTCCATCCCGGCCAAGCGCGGCGACTCCACCGGCATCATCCAGAACGGGATCAACGGCGTGGTCGGGGCGATCATCTTCGCCATCCTGATCCTGGCCGTGACCCAGATCCTGGTGGAAAGCGGCATCATGCGCCGCATCCTGGACGTGGCGGAGCGCGTCATGGCGCGCACGGTGCGCCAGGCCGAGCTGTTCATCATCGGCATCACGGTGCTGGCCTCGATCCCCATCTCGGCCAACGCCCCGGCGGAGCTCCTGGTGGGGCCGAGCCTGGTGCGGCCCCTGGGCGAGAAGTTCAACCTGGCTCCGGCGCGGCGCGCCAACCTCATGGACTGCGCCGTGTGCACCGTCTTCTTCACCCTGCCGTGGCACATCGTGGTCGCGGCCTGGTACGGGGCGGTGGTCTCCTCCTCGGCCACCTACGGGCTGGAAGCCCCCTCGGTGGGCATTGCACTCTACAACCCCTACTCCTGGGCCCTTCTGGCGGTCATCGTCTTCTCGGCGATCACCGGCTGGAACCGGCGCTACGCCGCCGAGCAGGCCTGAACCAGGTCCGCATCCCGCACATCAGGGGAGGGCTTCGGCCCTCCCTTTTCATGCCCAGCGGAGTTCCCGCCGCGACGACCGGAGCCTGTTGCGTCCCCCTGCCGGTGTTGCTACAAGGGCGCAGTTCGCCGACGGGGAATGGAGCGTGTTTCCCTCCCACCGGGGCCCTTCGGCTCCATCGCGGCGGTAATTCCCCTCGACCGGCCCGCTCCGAAGCGGGCGCGTGGACCCTATGCCAATCAGCAAGCAGACCTACGGCGAACAGGTCGTCCAATACATCAAGCAATCCATCCGCGCGGGCACGCTCCGGCCGGGCGACCGGATCAGCGAGGAACAGCTGGCCAAGGAGCTGTCCGTAAGCCGGGCCCCCATCCGCGAGGCCATGCAGACGCTGGCCAACGAGGGCGTGCTGGTCTCCGCGCCGCACAAGGGCAAGCGCATCACCGAGATGTCCCCGCAGGAAATCCGCGACAGCTATTTCATCGGCGGCGCCCTGGAGGGCGCGCTCGCGGCCTCCTCGCTGTCCGCCTACACCGAGGAGGATTTTCGGAATCTGGCGGACATCGCGGAGCGCATGCGCACGTCCCAGCAGGACCCCGTGAACGTGGAGATGCTGGAGGCGCTGGACAACGAGTTCCACGGAATCATCTTCTCCCGGACCTCCAGCCGCATGATCGTGGACATCATCCGCCGGTCCTGCCAGGGCGTGTCCAAGCTGCTCTATTATCCCCGCTGGAAGCGGCTCTTCTCGCGCAGCGAGGTCTACGAACGGCACCAGAAGATCATCGACGCCCTGCGCTCGGGCGATGTCGCGCGCATCGAGACCACCTTCCGCGACCACTACAACGAGATCGGCGAACGCATGTCCCGCGGCGGCCGTGAGTCGGGGTGAGCCGTCGACTTCCGTTTGTGGCTGTTTCTCAATAAATTTTTATTGACAAACAACCATAGTGGGGCGAAAAGGGGCCTCGGGGCAGACAAGCGCCCCGTGGAGGTCCGCATGGACGGCATGGACAGGATTCGCAAGGTGAGCGGGACGTTCCGCCTGTTGAGCACCCTGGCGATGGTGGCCATTCCCCTGGTGCTGACGGTCTATTGGCTGGCCTTCGACCATCTGCCCGAGGACATGGTGGCGGGTGTGCTGCCCGGAAACACGGCGCGGCCCCTGGGACTCGTCCCGAGTCTGCTCGCCCTGGCGGCCTGTCTGCCCCCGACAGCGGCCCTTGTGCGCGGCTTCGCGCTCCTGCGCCGCCTGTTCGGGCTCTACGGCCAGGGCCGGGTCTTCAGCCAGGACGTGGTCGGCTGCTACCGGGGCCTGGGGCGGACGCTCCTGGCCTGGGGCGCGGCCCTGTTCCTCCAGACTCCCTTGCTGAGCCTGGCCCTGACCAGCGGCAACCCTCCCGGCAGCCACGTGATCAGCGTGGGCATCGGCACGGGCGAGCTCACGGCCGTTTTCCTGGGCGGCTTGGCGCTGCTCATCTCCTGGGTCATGGACGAGGGCCGCAAGCTGGACGAGGAACAATCCCTGACCGTGTGAGGACGCATGCCCATCGTCGTGAATCTTGACGTGGCCCTCGCGCGGCGCAAGATGTTCTCCAAGGAGCTGGCCGAGGCCGTGGGCATCACGGTCCAGAACCTCTCCATCCTCAAGACCGGCAAGGCAAAGGCCATCCGCTTCTCCACCCTGGAGGCCATCTGCCGCCACCTGGACTGCCAGCCCGGCGACATCCTGGAGTACCGGCCCGGCGACGATCAGGAGTAGAGCGCCCGGATGCGGCGGAAGAGGGCGGGCTTGCGGTCGTACTGGTGAACCAGGGCGGCCGGGAGTCCGGCCTCGTTGAGCGCCTCGCCCGCCTCGGACAGCTCCGGTTCCCCGGGCGTGGAGCCCAGGGTCAGGATCGGTCCGTCGTTGCCCAGGAAGCGGAGACTCGGCGGCGGGTCGCGGCGCAGGAGATGGTTGTGCAGGCCCTGGTCGTACCCGGCCATGCGCGGCCCCGGCGTGAAGGGCAGCAGCCGCGCGGTCATGCGCTCCAGGTAGTCGAGCACCGCGCCGGGTTCGCCCACGCTCGTGCCGGAGCAGGACAGGGGCTCGGCCGCCACCTCGGCCAGCGCCGCCTCGCCCAGATGGCCGCGCAGCCAGTGCGAGGTGTGCGGGCAGGAGCCCACGCTGGCCGAGCGGTGCTCCAGCGCGGCGCAGAACGCGCCGGGCCAGTCCACGGACGCCGGGTTGCGCTGGAAGATCACGTCCCGGGTGTCGGTGAGAAGCACTCGGCCGAACTCCCGCGAGTGTTCCCGCAACCAGTCCCGGTAGAGGAAATAGCGCCAGGCGTTGTAGGGAACGTGCTCCATCTCCGCCGGGCGGTTGAAGAGCAGCGTTTCCACGCCGTGGGGCTCCAGGCGCTCCGCCTCCCTGGTGGTGGGCGAGACGAAGAGCAGGCAGCGGCCTCGGAAGCCGGAGCGCTCCAGGGAGGCGGCGAAGGGCCTCATGTCGCCGTAGTGGTATCCGGCGGCCAGGCCGAGGACGAGAAAGGCGTCGGGCACGGGACCTCCTGACGACCGCCGAGGCTAGCCCAGGGGCGGGGGCGGGTCAATTCCATCGGGAACGGCGGCCCCGTTTCGCGCTTGCCTTTCGCCGTCGTGGAAAGCAGAATATGATTCTGCCCATCCGAGTCCCAAGACGAGAAACCGTCTCCAACCCGCCGTAAGCCCGGCGGTTCATGAGGTCGGCCAGGATGTCCACCTACTATGACTCGTTGTTGGAACGCCTCCGGGCCCTCATCGACGCGGGGTTGGATGCGCGGAGCACTGGCCGGGCTCTGGAACTCTTGGGCGGTGTCGCTCCGGCCGAGGAGGCATTGGAGCAACTGCGGCTCTATAACGAGACCTTGCCCAAGGCCGAGGAGTTCCCGTTCACTCGGCAAACCCGGTTCCTGCACTTCCTTTGGGATGCATTCGACAAGCTGCCCCGCTGTCTGTCCGTGAATTTCTCCATTCCCTTCCGCAGGCTCCTGGCTGAGCGGCTTTTCGCCCGGTGCGGCCCGGGGTTCATCTGCGAGGAGAACATGCGTTTCAACTTCGCGGCCCTGCTGCGCGTGGGCGAGGGCGTGTTCATCAACCGGAATGTGTTTCTGGACACCAAGGGCGGAGTGGAGATCGGCGACTTCGCGGCCCTGGCCGAGGACGTGCGCGTCTTCTCCCACGGCCACTCCGAGTCCTCGCATCTGGAGCGGAGCTACGCTCCGGTGCGCATCGGCGCCTACGCCAAGGTCTACTCCGGGGCCGTGATCCTGCCCGGGGTTACGGTGGGCGACGAGTCCATCGTGGCCTCCCATGCCCTGGTCAACCGTGACGTGCCTCCGGGCATGGTGGTGGCCGGGATGCCCGCCAAAATCATTCGCGAACGCCGTTCCGATGGCCGCCACGGCGTGGATCTGGAGCATATCTGGCTCTATTGATTCGGCGTGGGGCGGGCAATTTTTTCCAAGACGAGCCCGCCCTCGGGTGGTAGAGACGGACGCATGGCGCATCACGAAGGGTTCCCGGGCCTGGAGGAGGTCCGCTTCGCCCGCGACGAGGATCTGGGCGGCCTGGAGGTGCGTCTGGCGCGCTACAAGGACTTCGCCTTCGCCAACCACTGGCACGACTGCTTCTCCATCGGCGCGGCCCTGAACGGCGGCAGCCTCTGCATCCGCAACCGCGACAACAGCGTCATCCGCACCGGCCAGCTCTGCCTGCTCAACCCCGGGCAGGTCCATTCCGGCGTGCCCGCGCGCGACGTGGGCATCACCTACCTCATGTTCTACGTGGACCCCGGGGAGATGCGCCGGGTGGCGACGCGGGTCACGGGCCGGGACGACGGCTGCCCCGAGTTCCACTCCGTCATCTCCGCCGACCCGGAACTGTTCCAGGCCATGCTGCGCCTGGACCGGGCCGTGTTCGGCAAGGGCGGCCTGCTCACCCGCGAGAGCCTGTCGCTCTCGGCCCTGGCCGAACTGCTCGTGCGCAACGGACACCTCCGGCCGGACGCGCGCCGCGACGGCGACGAGCCCGGGGCCGTGTCACGCGCCCGGGAGTACCTGGCCGACAACCTGTCCGGCCCGGTGAGCCTGGACGACCTGGCCCGGGCCGCCGGGCTCTCGGCCTACCACCTCCTGCGGGTCTTCAAGAAGGCCGTGGGCGTCACGCCCCACGCCTGGTTGACCCAGCTGCGCGTGGAACGGGCCCGGCGTCTCCTGCTCCAGGGCGTGTCCCCGGCCGAGGCGGCCCTGGCCACGGGTTTCTACGACCAGAGCCACTTCACCAACACCTTCCGCCGCTTCATGGGGGTCACGCCCCGCCGCTACCGCCTGCTCCGCTGAGGCAATTCCTTCCAAGAAATTTCGGCGCGCACGCGCTAGGAAGGGGGCGACGCCGAGGCGTCAGGAGGCTTTCATGCGCGACCGTTCCCTGCTTCCCGTGCTGGCCCTGTTGACCACCGTGGTCCTCTGGGGTCTGTCCTACCCGGCCATGAAGACCGCGGTCACGGCCCTGGACCCCCAGGCCGTGATGTGGGCCCGCATGGTCGTGGCCCTGCTCACCCTGCTGCCCGTGGCCACCCGCGTCTGGCCCCGCATGCGCCGGGCCGACCTCCCGGCCCTGGCGGCCATGTGCCTGCTCATGCCCTGCGCCTACTTCTTCTTCGAGTCCAACGCCCTGCGCTACACCACCTCGATGCAGGCCGGGATCGTCTCGGCCACCGTGCCCCTGCTGGTGGCCGTGGGGGCCTGGATGTTCCTCAAGGAGCCGCTCACCGCGCGCGCCCTGGCCGGGCTTCTGCTGGCCCTGGCCGGGGTCAGCCTGATGAGCCTCCAGGGCCGGGCCACGGAGACCGCCTCGGACCCCCTGCTGGGCAACGCCCTGGAGGTCTGCGCCATGATCTGCGCCGCCGGGTCCATGCTCGTGCTCAAGCGCCTCTCCGCGCGCTACGGCTCCTGGTCGCTGACCATGCTCCAGACCGTGGCCGGGATGCTCTTCTTTCTCCCCGGCGCGCCGATCCTCTTCGACCGTTGGGATGCACTGCTCCACGGGGGGCAGCTCTGGATTCTCCTCTTCCTCGGCGCGGGCGCGAGCCTGGGAGCCTTCGGCCTGTACAACTGGGGCATGAGCCGCATGGAGGCGGGCCGGGCCTCGGCCTACATCAACCTCGTGCCGGTGATGGCCGTGGTCTTCGGTTGGTTGTTCCTGGGCGAGAGCTTGACTCTGGGGCAGATCTGGGCCGCGCTGCTCGTGCTGGCCGGGGTGGGCCTGAGCCAGATGCGCTCACGGCCGCGCCGGGGGCGGTCAGCACTCGGCGCGGAGGCCGCCGGTCGCTGATCGCCGCCGCGCCGGGGCCGAGAGCAGGGCGATGCCGCCGAGCACGCAGATGCAGCCCAGCACATGGCCCCACCCCAGGGGCTCGTCCAGGAAGGCCCAGGAGAAGAACAAGGCGCTCACCGGCATGAGCCCGCTGTAGACTCCGGCCGTGGCGGCCGGAACCCGCGCCACGCCGTAAAACCAGAGCACGTAGGCCAGCACGCTCACGGCTCCGCCGTAGTAGAGGAGCAGGAGCCACTGCCCAAGTCCCAGGGCGGCGAAGTCGAAGTGTGCCGCCTGCCAGGCCGCCGGGCCCAGGAACTGCGCCAGGCCGATGCAGCTCACGGCCGTGGACGCGGCCAGGGCCGAAAGCGAAGCAGGCAGGGCCTTGCGCAGGAGCAGGAAGACCGCCTCTCCGATCACCGCCCCGAGCACGAACAGGTCGCCCGTGAGGGACGACTCCCCGCCGTTTCCGGCGTTCAGAGCGGCGATGCTCATGGTCCCGGCCAGGGCCAGGAGGATGCCCAGCGTGCCCCTTTTCCCCGGGCGCTCCTTGAGGAAGATCAGGGCCAGGAACGCGATCCAGGCCGGAGTGGTGCCCGTGAGCACCCCGGCCGAGGCCGCGTCCGTGCGCAGCAGGCCGAGCAGGAGCAGGACGTTGAAGAGGAAGACCCCGCAGAAGGTCTGGAGGAAGAGCAGGCCCCAGTCCCGGGCCCGCAGGCGGGGCAGGCCGCCCTCCAGCAG
Protein-coding sequences here:
- a CDS encoding Na+/H+ antiporter NhaC family protein, with amino-acid sequence MMEKRLEMHGGLFGGMVPLLVLISGLVWLSVAERGGTKPFWACAWIAIVAGLFFAKNKNEYCQAAMRGIGDSTGIVIVTAWLFAGVFGSLMAAGGLVKGLLWLGMTTGAQGAVFTLLVFAAAMLFSLGTGTSTGTCLALTPVLYPAGCFLGADPAMLALAILSGAAFGDNLAPISDTTIVSAFTQGATMRDVVRSRAPLALVAAAIAATAFAVFGGGGVARPLPEIQAQMDPSGAFMLVALVIVVIAALAGRHIIESLIYGNVAAAVIGMLTGNITPAAIFSIPAKRGDSTGIIQNGINGVVGAIIFAILILAVTQILVESGIMRRILDVAERVMARTVRQAELFIIGITVLASIPISANAPAELLVGPSLVRPLGEKFNLAPARRANLMDCAVCTVFFTLPWHIVVAAWYGAVVSSSATYGLEAPSVGIALYNPYSWALLAVIVFSAITGWNRRYAAEQA
- a CDS encoding acyltransferase — translated: MSTYYDSLLERLRALIDAGLDARSTGRALELLGGVAPAEEALEQLRLYNETLPKAEEFPFTRQTRFLHFLWDAFDKLPRCLSVNFSIPFRRLLAERLFARCGPGFICEENMRFNFAALLRVGEGVFINRNVFLDTKGGVEIGDFAALAEDVRVFSHGHSESSHLERSYAPVRIGAYAKVYSGAVILPGVTVGDESIVASHALVNRDVPPGMVVAGMPAKIIRERRSDGRHGVDLEHIWLY
- a CDS encoding DMT family transporter codes for the protein MSSPFAARACLAGAMCIVGSSVAVGKTVALSMPLHLALGLRFLVACALALPLLRLLEGGLPRLRARDWGLLFLQTFCGVFLFNVLLLLGLLRTDAASAGVLTGTTPAWIAFLALIFLKERPGKRGTLGILLALAGTMSIAALNAGNGGESSLTGDLFVLGAVIGEAVFLLLRKALPASLSALAASTAVSCIGLAQFLGPAAWQAAHFDFAALGLGQWLLLLYYGGAVSVLAYVLWFYGVARVPAATAGVYSGLMPVSALFFSWAFLDEPLGWGHVLGCICVLGGIALLSAPARRRSATGGLRAEC
- a CDS encoding DMT family transporter, coding for MRDRSLLPVLALLTTVVLWGLSYPAMKTAVTALDPQAVMWARMVVALLTLLPVATRVWPRMRRADLPALAAMCLLMPCAYFFFESNALRYTTSMQAGIVSATVPLLVAVGAWMFLKEPLTARALAGLLLALAGVSLMSLQGRATETASDPLLGNALEVCAMICAAGSMLVLKRLSARYGSWSLTMLQTVAGMLFFLPGAPILFDRWDALLHGGQLWILLFLGAGASLGAFGLYNWGMSRMEAGRASAYINLVPVMAVVFGWLFLGESLTLGQIWAALLVLAGVGLSQMRSRPRRGRSALGAEAAGR
- a CDS encoding DUF2975 domain-containing protein, with the protein product MDGMDRIRKVSGTFRLLSTLAMVAIPLVLTVYWLAFDHLPEDMVAGVLPGNTARPLGLVPSLLALAACLPPTAALVRGFALLRRLFGLYGQGRVFSQDVVGCYRGLGRTLLAWGAALFLQTPLLSLALTSGNPPGSHVISVGIGTGELTAVFLGGLALLISWVMDEGRKLDEEQSLTV
- a CDS encoding helix-turn-helix transcriptional regulator produces the protein MPIVVNLDVALARRKMFSKELAEAVGITVQNLSILKTGKAKAIRFSTLEAICRHLDCQPGDILEYRPGDDQE
- a CDS encoding D-cysteine desulfhydrase; the encoded protein is MNLAKFPRRNYVKEPTPIEPLPRLSGLLGGKVNLWMKRDDLLPGTAGGNKTRKLDFCIADALNQGADTIITCGAVQSNHCRLTLAWAVKEGLECHLVLEERVKGSFKPEASGNNFLFDLLGVAGITVVPGGTNMMAAMQAAADRLRGSGRKPYIIPGGASNSIGAMGYVACAQETQEQLFRMGLTIDCMVVPSGSAGTHSGIVVGMRGCNANIPVVGVNVSRTKEAQEQLVRKLSGETAERVGVSGGVPDGDVTCFGDYVGAGYSLPTEGMVEAVRLLASSEAILLDPVYSGKAMAGCIDLVRKGYFPEGSNVLFLHTGGSPALYAYRDVLASGYDARRNG
- a CDS encoding GntR family transcriptional regulator, whose amino-acid sequence is MPISKQTYGEQVVQYIKQSIRAGTLRPGDRISEEQLAKELSVSRAPIREAMQTLANEGVLVSAPHKGKRITEMSPQEIRDSYFIGGALEGALAASSLSAYTEEDFRNLADIAERMRTSQQDPVNVEMLEALDNEFHGIIFSRTSSRMIVDIIRRSCQGVSKLLYYPRWKRLFSRSEVYERHQKIIDALRSGDVARIETTFRDHYNEIGERMSRGGRESG
- a CDS encoding AraC family transcriptional regulator, which gives rise to MAHHEGFPGLEEVRFARDEDLGGLEVRLARYKDFAFANHWHDCFSIGAALNGGSLCIRNRDNSVIRTGQLCLLNPGQVHSGVPARDVGITYLMFYVDPGEMRRVATRVTGRDDGCPEFHSVISADPELFQAMLRLDRAVFGKGGLLTRESLSLSALAELLVRNGHLRPDARRDGDEPGAVSRAREYLADNLSGPVSLDDLARAAGLSAYHLLRVFKKAVGVTPHAWLTQLRVERARRLLLQGVSPAEAALATGFYDQSHFTNTFRRFMGVTPRRYRLLR